From Mesobacillus jeotgali, the proteins below share one genomic window:
- a CDS encoding dicarboxylate/amino acid:cation symporter, with protein MKKMGLLTQILIAFVLAIVIGVLAGPSAEIVQPLGDLFLRLIKFIIVPLVLASLVVGVAGTGDIKHLGRMGGIAFSYYLITTAIAVTVGLIFGSLFSPGKGLNITQSAEKVEVNEAPTIIEQLLNIVPVNPIQALVEGNMLQIIFFAIFLGLAITILGDKAKTFYSFFDELAEVMYKITAIVMKFAPVGIFGLVTPIVGKYGLSVLLPLLKVILAVYIGCILHAALMYGFSVKAFANMSPIKFFKGIAPASLVAFSTSSSSGTLPITIKSTEENLGVSRKVSSFVLPLGATINMDGTAIYLGVATLFVAQYFGVDLSMMQMLTIVLTATLASIGAAGVPGAGLIMSTMVITSVGLPLEGIALIAGIDRILDMIRTSVNVTGDASAAVVVQAMEEKREMRLSNDLSTSNDVSA; from the coding sequence ATGAAAAAAATGGGCCTGTTAACACAAATTTTAATAGCATTTGTTCTTGCAATAGTGATTGGTGTACTCGCCGGTCCAAGTGCAGAGATTGTACAGCCTCTGGGAGATTTATTTTTACGCCTCATCAAATTTATTATTGTTCCCTTAGTACTCGCTTCCCTTGTAGTTGGTGTTGCGGGCACAGGTGATATCAAGCATCTAGGACGTATGGGCGGAATAGCATTTTCGTACTATTTGATTACAACTGCTATTGCGGTAACTGTCGGTTTAATTTTTGGAAGCCTGTTTTCACCTGGGAAAGGCCTTAACATCACACAATCAGCAGAAAAGGTAGAAGTTAATGAAGCTCCAACGATTATTGAACAACTTCTAAACATAGTACCTGTTAATCCAATACAGGCCTTAGTAGAAGGAAATATGCTGCAAATTATCTTCTTTGCCATTTTCCTTGGATTAGCCATAACGATATTAGGTGATAAGGCGAAAACTTTCTATAGCTTCTTTGATGAATTGGCTGAAGTGATGTATAAAATTACGGCTATCGTTATGAAGTTTGCTCCAGTTGGAATATTTGGACTTGTAACACCGATTGTTGGGAAATACGGGCTCTCCGTACTCCTCCCTCTTTTAAAGGTTATTCTTGCTGTCTATATAGGCTGTATTCTTCACGCAGCATTGATGTATGGTTTTTCTGTAAAAGCTTTTGCCAATATGAGTCCTATTAAATTCTTTAAGGGAATTGCACCTGCAAGCTTAGTAGCATTTAGTACATCAAGCAGCTCAGGAACTTTGCCTATAACGATTAAGAGCACCGAAGAAAACTTAGGAGTATCTAGAAAAGTCAGCAGTTTCGTTCTTCCTTTAGGAGCTACCATCAATATGGATGGAACTGCTATTTATTTAGGTGTTGCTACGCTATTTGTGGCCCAGTACTTTGGAGTAGATCTTTCCATGATGCAAATGTTAACGATTGTATTAACCGCAACTCTTGCATCAATAGGTGCTGCTGGAGTCCCAGGTGCAGGATTGATTATGAGTACGATGGTAATAACTTCTGTAGGGCTGCCTTTAGAAGGTATTGCATTAATTGCAGGTATTGATAGGATTTTGGATATGATTCGGACATCTGTTAATGTAACAGGTGACGCATCTGCCGCTGTTGTTGTTCAAGCAATGGAAGAGAAAAGGGAAATGAGATTATCCAATGACTTAAGTACATCGAATGACGTAAGTGCATAA
- a CDS encoding LysR family transcriptional regulator gives MDQQLITFVTVAEKKNFTRSAEALHVTQSAVTLIIKGLEKKYGVKLFDRTNKYVRLTKAGEVLYHHAKDILHKYEHMQRLIDDLSFSTSGPLFIGSSFTFGEYLLPRIVSEFKTSYPLITPDISIRNTNRIIARLLRHELDVGIVEGKIEQHPTLIIQPFAQDELLVTVSSNHRFASRDEIELEELASETWVLREEGSGTRQTIDSLFLRNDFSPLAIMSFGSSQIIKESVEAGMGISIMSKYVIQKEIALGTLHLLRVKNNPIIRNFSYVIHKSDFHTKLMDVFLDFLNNYPFGNLSRMFDCYQKN, from the coding sequence ATGGATCAACAGCTTATTACCTTTGTTACAGTTGCTGAAAAAAAGAATTTTACCCGTTCTGCTGAAGCTCTGCATGTTACTCAATCGGCAGTTACTTTAATAATAAAAGGATTAGAAAAAAAATATGGAGTAAAATTATTTGATCGTACGAATAAATATGTCCGTTTGACGAAGGCTGGAGAAGTTCTGTATCACCATGCCAAAGACATACTTCATAAATATGAACATATGCAAAGATTAATCGACGATTTATCCTTTTCTACGAGTGGTCCATTATTCATAGGATCAAGCTTTACGTTTGGCGAATATCTGCTGCCACGAATCGTTTCAGAATTTAAAACTTCTTATCCGCTCATCACACCCGACATATCCATTCGAAACACCAATCGAATTATTGCCAGACTACTAAGACATGAATTAGATGTTGGAATTGTGGAAGGGAAAATTGAGCAGCATCCAACCCTGATCATCCAGCCTTTTGCACAAGATGAATTGTTGGTCACTGTATCTTCTAATCACCGTTTTGCCTCTAGAGACGAGATTGAATTGGAAGAATTAGCTTCGGAGACCTGGGTCCTGCGTGAGGAGGGTTCGGGGACTAGACAAACGATAGATTCACTCTTTTTAAGGAATGACTTTTCTCCCTTAGCTATCATGTCATTCGGAAGTTCTCAAATTATAAAGGAATCTGTAGAGGCAGGTATGGGGATATCGATTATGTCCAAATATGTCATTCAAAAAGAAATTGCACTGGGGACACTGCACTTATTACGGGTCAAAAACAATCCAATAATTAGAAACTTCTCGTATGTCATCCATAAATCGGATTTTCACACTAAACTCATGGATGTTTTCCTGGATTTCCTTAATAACTATCCTTTCGGTAATCTTTCCCGGATGTTTGATTGTTATCAAAAGAACTAA
- a CDS encoding threonine synthase, which produces MKYSYLSHLYCPKCNKSYNSADKNQLCSCGSPLLVQYDLEELKKYWSPKDLIGRETNLWRYHELLPIRHEENVVSLGEGMTPLLPMQRLGKEMAIPKLLMKDEGIIPTGSFKARGAAVGVSKAKELGIQELAMPTNGNAGAAWALYAARAGIQSNIVMPIDAPKITRNECAISGSNLFLVDGLISDAGKIIAQAVKDYQLFDASTLKEPYRIEGKKTMGLEIAEQLNWKMPDVILYPTGGGVGIIGIYKALKELQELGWVQGELPRLVAVQAAGCAPIVKAWEQKKDVSEFWPDSTTIAFGINVPKALGDFLVLDAIYKTKGCAIAIEDPAILEEQRKIAAFEGAFICPEGASTFVAARRLRENGWIKEEDVVVALNTGSGLKYPDTVQVKVPVLEKGSFIKIPITNC; this is translated from the coding sequence ATGAAATATAGTTACTTATCTCATTTGTACTGCCCGAAATGTAATAAGAGTTATAATTCAGCGGATAAAAACCAGCTTTGCTCTTGTGGGTCCCCATTATTAGTGCAATATGATCTTGAGGAACTAAAGAAATATTGGTCGCCTAAAGACTTGATTGGCAGAGAAACAAATTTGTGGAGATACCATGAGCTGCTTCCAATACGTCACGAAGAAAATGTCGTGTCATTAGGAGAAGGCATGACTCCTTTACTGCCGATGCAACGATTAGGAAAGGAGATGGCAATTCCTAAGCTTTTAATGAAGGATGAAGGGATTATTCCAACTGGGTCCTTTAAAGCTCGGGGGGCGGCCGTTGGTGTTTCCAAAGCTAAAGAGCTGGGAATCCAGGAGTTGGCCATGCCTACAAACGGCAACGCTGGAGCGGCATGGGCATTATATGCTGCAAGGGCAGGCATTCAATCAAATATTGTGATGCCAATTGACGCCCCGAAGATTACTAGAAACGAATGTGCCATATCTGGGTCAAACCTATTTTTGGTGGACGGCTTGATTAGTGACGCAGGTAAGATTATTGCACAAGCTGTTAAAGATTATCAATTATTTGATGCATCGACTTTGAAAGAACCTTATCGCATCGAAGGTAAGAAGACTATGGGCTTGGAAATTGCTGAGCAATTGAATTGGAAAATGCCTGATGTCATTTTGTATCCGACTGGCGGGGGCGTAGGGATTATAGGAATCTATAAGGCTCTTAAGGAACTTCAGGAGTTAGGCTGGGTACAAGGTGAACTTCCTAGATTGGTGGCTGTTCAAGCTGCAGGGTGTGCCCCAATTGTTAAAGCATGGGAGCAAAAGAAGGATGTTTCTGAATTTTGGCCGGATTCTACAACCATTGCATTTGGTATTAATGTACCAAAGGCTTTGGGTGACTTCCTGGTTCTTGACGCTATTTATAAGACCAAGGGTTGTGCGATCGCGATCGAGGACCCGGCGATTTTAGAGGAGCAAAGAAAGATTGCGGCTTTTGAAGGAGCGTTTATTTGTCCTGAAGGGGCTTCGACCTTTGTTGCAGCTCGCCGTCTAAGAGAAAATGGGTGGATAAAGGAAGAAGATGTTGTTGTAGCCCTTAATACAGGCTCAGGCCTTAAGTATCCTGATACTGTTCAGGTTAAAGTACCTGTTTTAGAAAAAGGAAGTTTTATAAAAATCCCAATTACAAACTGTTAA
- a CDS encoding type II toxin-antitoxin system PemK/MazF family toxin, whose protein sequence is MDYKTFTQTIDSLSSKDFQDLNNILKEFNELNDFLASLSTVDRAIILKKIKLFAEKDASIVHFDSSKQKFVPDYQKMDIVHCDFTGVGFEWDGPHYAVIWDINPKLDSVMVIPTTSQKRKGDLAGIIPVGTISGLNNGTKQKSTTLLVTDMTRVSRKRLSKVTFNHPKKGVIPVRLPFAWVKRIQEAIAVTYGDEITFEEFLLNNCGVDMVNEIKVLNTWRFKPIKGNYNSATKVLSIREWNSDSIYTFELVSPKKPFTKESKKVLVRNLWSDDPGVKASALADYADLY, encoded by the coding sequence ATGGATTATAAGACTTTCACACAGACTATAGATTCCTTATCCAGTAAGGACTTTCAGGATTTAAATAATATCCTTAAAGAGTTTAACGAGCTCAATGATTTTTTGGCTAGTTTATCTACGGTCGATAGAGCAATAATTTTAAAGAAAATTAAATTGTTTGCCGAAAAGGACGCTAGTATAGTTCATTTCGATTCAAGTAAACAAAAGTTTGTGCCCGATTATCAAAAAATGGATATTGTCCATTGTGACTTTACTGGAGTAGGATTTGAATGGGATGGGCCACATTATGCTGTGATTTGGGATATCAACCCTAAACTTGATTCTGTAATGGTTATTCCTACTACAAGCCAGAAAAGAAAAGGGGATTTGGCTGGAATTATACCTGTAGGCACAATTTCAGGCTTAAATAATGGGACAAAGCAGAAAAGTACGACCTTGTTAGTTACCGATATGACAAGAGTTTCTAGAAAAAGATTGAGTAAAGTAACATTTAATCATCCTAAAAAAGGGGTCATACCTGTGCGTTTACCGTTTGCCTGGGTTAAAAGAATACAGGAAGCCATAGCGGTGACTTATGGAGATGAAATTACCTTTGAAGAATTTTTGCTCAATAATTGCGGTGTAGATATGGTTAATGAAATTAAAGTTTTGAATACTTGGAGATTTAAACCTATAAAGGGTAACTACAATTCGGCTACAAAGGTATTATCAATTCGTGAGTGGAATAGCGATAGCATCTATACTTTTGAATTAGTCAGCCCCAAAAAGCCTTTTACAAAGGAGTCCAAAAAAGTATTAGTTCGCAATCTTTGGTCTGATGATCCAGGAGTGAAGGCTTCAGCTCTTGCTGATTATGCCGATTTGTATTAA
- a CDS encoding bifunctional transcriptional activator/DNA repair enzyme AdaA, producing the protein MTSEEKWKAVSTCNNYYDGLFYYAVITTGIFCRPSCKAKTPLKKNTIFFDNIEDALKDGFRPCKMCRPDLNETTYDPNKELIEKAKEIINNSYNKPLNSKKIAQGLGVSSNHLARLFKHYYGMTISDYIVELRMEEAIRLLTHTDIEITEVALKAGVKSMSNFYKNFKERTGLTPKEYRMKSL; encoded by the coding sequence ATTACAAGTGAAGAAAAATGGAAAGCAGTTAGTACCTGTAATAATTACTATGATGGGTTGTTTTATTATGCAGTCATAACAACAGGGATCTTTTGCAGACCATCCTGTAAGGCTAAGACACCTTTGAAAAAGAACACCATTTTCTTTGATAATATAGAGGATGCGCTAAAAGATGGATTTAGGCCATGCAAAATGTGTAGGCCTGATCTTAATGAAACAACTTATGATCCTAATAAAGAATTAATAGAAAAAGCAAAAGAAATAATTAATAACAGCTATAATAAACCTCTTAACAGTAAAAAGATAGCCCAGGGGCTCGGTGTCAGCAGTAATCATCTAGCTAGACTATTTAAACATTATTATGGCATGACCATATCGGATTATATTGTTGAGTTAAGAATGGAAGAAGCAATCAGGCTTTTGACACATACGGATATAGAAATTACTGAAGTTGCACTTAAAGCAGGGGTTAAAAGCATGTCTAACTTTTATAAAAATTTTAAAGAGAGAACTGGATTAACCCCAAAAGAATACAGAATGAAGAGTCTGTAA
- the mutM gene encoding bifunctional DNA-formamidopyrimidine glycosylase/DNA-(apurinic or apyrimidinic site) lyase, whose amino-acid sequence MPELPEMETYKTMLGSLIGGRKITAVEIGREKSINVPVDRFTMQVSNQAIKTITRRAKYLIFQLQDGKCLLLHLMLGGWMFFGKEEDRPNRTIQVKLSFGEQSLYFIGLRLGYLHLLSPEEVQEEFKKLGPEVLEHGFTLDAFHQIMGKRKGTIKTTLINQEVLAGIGNGYSDEILWHAEIRPDKKINDLDKQQISRLYHSIQFILRRGIEQGGYMENPLYKGDGKTGGYQFYVYDREGQECSRCNAHILKSEISSRKTYFCPNCQP is encoded by the coding sequence ATGCCTGAATTGCCAGAGATGGAAACATATAAAACAATGCTGGGGTCATTAATTGGCGGGCGAAAAATTACGGCTGTTGAGATTGGGCGGGAAAAGTCCATTAATGTACCAGTTGACAGGTTTACTATGCAAGTTTCAAACCAGGCTATAAAAACGATTACTAGAAGAGCTAAATATTTAATTTTTCAATTACAGGATGGAAAATGTTTATTATTGCACTTGATGCTTGGCGGATGGATGTTTTTTGGCAAAGAGGAAGATCGGCCAAACAGGACCATTCAAGTAAAGCTATCATTCGGGGAACAAAGTTTATATTTCATAGGACTGCGATTGGGCTACCTGCATCTTTTATCACCTGAAGAGGTCCAGGAAGAGTTTAAAAAGTTGGGACCAGAAGTGCTTGAGCATGGTTTTACATTGGATGCCTTTCATCAAATAATGGGAAAAAGAAAAGGAACAATTAAAACAACATTAATCAATCAAGAAGTGCTAGCTGGAATAGGGAATGGGTATTCTGATGAGATTCTTTGGCATGCAGAGATTCGCCCTGATAAAAAAATCAATGATCTTGACAAACAACAAATCTCACGGCTATATCATTCGATTCAGTTTATCCTTAGAAGAGGAATCGAACAAGGTGGTTATATGGAAAACCCTCTCTATAAAGGAGATGGCAAAACAGGAGGCTACCAATTTTATGTTTACGACAGAGAAGGACAGGAGTGTTCTCGTTGCAATGCCCACATTTTAAAAAGCGAAATCTCTTCACGGAAAACGTACTTTTGTCCCAATTGCCAGCCTTAA
- a CDS encoding type I restriction endonuclease subunit R: MFTEEQLENVVLEYFQELGYECLHGSRLSRDIKEVLLYDRIETRLKKLNKGLSIDIIREAIRKIKTFDTNDVFTNNKVFSKYLTETVEVTEFVDGETIYHRVSLVDWSTPENNDFLVVNQLEVIEKGAKKIPDIVVYVNGMPLVVIELKSASREEVNIDHAFNQLKNYMNVHIPSLFYYNAFLMISDGVKTEAGTITAPLDRFSAWKKINVEDAIIENRPLDTMMYGLFNKKRMLDVIKNFILFTNEAKIMAAYHQYYGMRKAIVSTVNATQTDGRAGVIWHTQGSGKSYSMVFLTGNLVKHHQLKNPTIIVITDRNDLDGQLFATFSGASDFIRQTPLQAESRSHIKDLLENRKTGGIIFSTIQKFEEETGLLSDRENIIVMVDEAHRTQYGTDAKYDIATGEQKYGYAKYLRDAIPNAAFIAFTGTPIETTDKSTTGLFGEVIDVYDMTQAVQDGATVKIYYESRLAKVKLDETQMSEIDKEYWRMQVNEGVEDYVVEESQKHLSRMELIIGDKDRIRQVVADIINHYEDRKDLVEGKAMIVAYSRKTAFAMYKEIMEQRPDWEEKVKIVMTANNQDPEELAVLVGNKQTRKDREIEFKNVESPFKIVIVVDMWLTGFDVPSLDTMYVDKPMKAHNLMQAIARVNRVYSGKTGGLVVDYIGLKRNLMEALKTYTSRDQDKVQENEQARDIALNILEVLRNQFHKFNYRDFFGNSDKRRYEVIRDGAEFAQATEKGKALFLTETKKLKDVYKICTGLLTKEIKEEIAYFIAVRSFILKSSKPGTPDLKEVNERISKLLENAILEDGVMVLTEATTNESFDLLNEENISKLRAIPQKNIATTILMRVMKEKLKDVKKKNMIVSKSFSERFEKIIEKYHNRNDHLDVYEVFEELLKFKEELEEAINEGTQLGLSYEEKAFFDVLGSDPDIKSLLQDEILLNIAKDLAQTVKEHRSHDWDKKESAQARMRLYIKKVLRKWDYPPNKEPKAVEDVLEQAKLQAANM; encoded by the coding sequence ATGTTTACAGAAGAGCAATTAGAAAATGTTGTTTTGGAATATTTTCAAGAGCTCGGATATGAATGCCTCCATGGCAGTAGGCTGTCAAGAGATATAAAAGAAGTATTACTTTATGACCGCATAGAAACTAGATTAAAGAAATTGAACAAAGGTCTCTCGATAGACATAATTCGAGAGGCTATTCGTAAGATAAAGACGTTTGATACAAATGACGTGTTCACTAACAATAAAGTATTTTCAAAGTATTTAACAGAAACAGTCGAAGTAACTGAATTTGTTGATGGCGAGACTATTTATCACCGTGTTTCACTTGTGGATTGGAGTACTCCAGAAAATAATGATTTTCTTGTTGTTAACCAGCTAGAGGTTATAGAAAAAGGTGCTAAGAAAATACCTGATATTGTTGTCTATGTGAATGGTATGCCGTTAGTTGTTATTGAATTAAAAAGTGCATCTCGTGAAGAAGTTAATATTGACCATGCATTTAATCAGTTAAAAAATTACATGAATGTACACATACCTTCTTTATTTTATTACAATGCATTTTTAATGATTAGTGACGGTGTTAAAACGGAAGCTGGTACAATCACAGCACCTCTCGATCGTTTTTCTGCATGGAAAAAGATAAATGTTGAAGATGCAATTATTGAAAATCGCCCTTTGGATACTATGATGTATGGTCTTTTTAATAAAAAAAGAATGTTAGATGTAATCAAAAACTTTATTCTTTTTACAAATGAAGCGAAGATTATGGCAGCCTACCATCAGTATTATGGTATGAGAAAGGCAATAGTTTCTACGGTGAATGCAACACAAACAGATGGACGTGCAGGTGTAATTTGGCATACACAGGGAAGTGGAAAAAGCTACTCAATGGTTTTTTTAACTGGTAACTTAGTTAAGCACCATCAGCTGAAAAACCCAACAATAATAGTAATAACAGATCGAAACGATCTAGACGGACAATTATTTGCAACCTTTTCTGGGGCCTCTGATTTCATTAGGCAAACCCCACTTCAAGCTGAAAGTCGGAGTCATATTAAGGACTTACTTGAAAATAGAAAGACTGGTGGAATCATCTTCTCTACTATTCAGAAGTTTGAGGAAGAGACAGGTCTACTCTCAGACCGTGAGAATATTATCGTTATGGTGGATGAGGCACATCGTACACAGTATGGGACAGATGCAAAATACGATATAGCAACAGGGGAACAAAAATATGGTTATGCTAAATATTTACGAGATGCAATCCCTAATGCAGCGTTTATTGCTTTTACCGGCACTCCCATAGAGACCACTGATAAATCAACAACAGGTCTATTTGGTGAGGTTATTGATGTCTATGATATGACGCAAGCTGTTCAAGATGGCGCGACAGTTAAAATCTATTATGAGTCTCGACTAGCAAAAGTCAAATTAGATGAAACACAGATGAGTGAGATTGATAAAGAATATTGGCGAATGCAAGTAAATGAAGGTGTAGAAGACTACGTTGTTGAAGAAAGTCAGAAGCACCTATCTAGAATGGAACTAATCATCGGTGACAAGGATCGTATAAGACAAGTAGTTGCAGATATCATAAATCACTACGAGGATAGAAAAGACCTTGTGGAAGGTAAGGCGATGATTGTTGCATATTCTAGAAAAACTGCATTTGCAATGTATAAAGAGATAATGGAGCAGCGACCTGACTGGGAAGAAAAGGTCAAAATTGTTATGACAGCAAATAACCAGGACCCAGAAGAATTAGCTGTGTTAGTGGGGAATAAACAAACCCGTAAAGACAGAGAAATCGAGTTTAAAAATGTTGAAAGTCCATTTAAAATTGTTATCGTTGTGGATATGTGGTTGACAGGGTTTGATGTTCCTTCATTAGATACGATGTATGTCGATAAGCCAATGAAAGCACACAATTTAATGCAAGCAATTGCTCGTGTAAACCGTGTATATTCAGGAAAGACTGGCGGACTTGTAGTAGATTATATTGGTCTTAAGAGAAATCTTATGGAAGCTTTAAAGACTTATACGAGTCGTGACCAAGATAAAGTACAGGAAAATGAACAAGCAAGGGATATCGCATTAAATATTCTAGAAGTCCTTCGGAACCAATTCCATAAATTTAACTATAGAGACTTTTTCGGCAATAGTGATAAAAGACGTTATGAGGTAATTAGAGATGGTGCTGAGTTTGCTCAAGCTACAGAAAAAGGAAAGGCTCTATTCCTAACAGAAACTAAGAAGTTAAAAGACGTATATAAAATCTGTACAGGGCTATTAACAAAAGAAATTAAAGAGGAAATCGCTTATTTTATTGCCGTACGTTCCTTTATTTTAAAATCATCAAAACCTGGAACTCCGGATTTGAAAGAAGTGAATGAACGGATTTCTAAACTCTTAGAAAATGCAATTCTAGAAGACGGCGTAATGGTATTAACAGAAGCTACAACAAATGAAAGCTTCGATCTGTTAAATGAAGAAAACATTTCTAAGCTTCGAGCCATCCCACAAAAAAATATTGCAACAACCATTTTAATGCGTGTAATGAAAGAAAAGCTAAAAGACGTTAAAAAGAAGAACATGATCGTAAGTAAAAGCTTTTCAGAACGTTTTGAAAAGATAATTGAAAAATATCATAATAGAAATGATCACTTAGACGTTTATGAAGTGTTTGAAGAGCTTCTAAAGTTTAAAGAAGAACTTGAAGAAGCCATTAATGAAGGAACACAATTAGGATTATCCTATGAGGAAAAAGCTTTCTTTGATGTTCTAGGGTCTGATCCAGATATTAAGTCCTTACTTCAAGATGAGATATTGCTAAATATCGCAAAAGACTTGGCCCAAACAGTTAAAGAACATCGATCTCATGATTGGGATAAGAAAGAAAGTGCACAAGCCCGCATGAGGTTATACATCAAAAAAGTTCTTCGGAAGTGGGATTATCCACCTAACAAAGAACCAAAAGCTGTAGAGGATGTATTAGAGCAAGCTAAGTTGCAGGCTGCTAATATGTAG
- a CDS encoding YeiH family protein, protein MEAKKILEEFKPAPFITEKRKKYVRDLTRGIVLTGVLAAVADQITNLPFLSIMGIMIISILLGMSWRSLMGPQTSADIGIGFSSKYLLRTGIILMGLRLNLQHIVEAGMSVVLIDVIVITFTLGLMIFLGKVFKVNPQLSALIAVGTAVCGAAAIVAVSSVIKTKKEYTALAVACIAILGTIGSLMYIILYPLLPFESESYGVLVGATLHELAHVIAAAAPGGGASMENALLTKLGRVALLIPAALFLGYLFTEKDQKTSNSTSSKIKNLPIPWFIFGFLAMSVVTTFSLISSNLSNFLIEVSVYLLAMAMAGLGLGINFGDFKKAGIKPVLVGVLGFAALAAIGPLLLLLL, encoded by the coding sequence ATGGAAGCCAAAAAAATATTAGAGGAATTTAAACCAGCCCCTTTCATAACAGAAAAACGAAAGAAATACGTAAGAGACTTAACAAGAGGAATCGTATTAACCGGGGTCCTTGCTGCAGTTGCGGATCAAATTACCAACCTACCATTCTTATCAATAATGGGGATTATGATTATTTCCATTTTGTTAGGAATGTCATGGAGAAGCCTCATGGGACCTCAAACAAGCGCAGATATTGGAATAGGGTTCAGCAGTAAATATCTGTTAAGAACCGGGATCATCTTAATGGGGCTTAGGCTTAATCTTCAGCATATTGTAGAAGCGGGAATGTCGGTGGTCCTCATCGATGTAATTGTAATCACTTTCACTCTTGGCCTAATGATATTTTTAGGAAAGGTTTTCAAAGTTAATCCTCAACTTTCTGCCTTAATTGCTGTTGGAACAGCTGTCTGCGGAGCGGCGGCTATCGTAGCTGTTTCCTCTGTAATCAAAACTAAGAAGGAATATACTGCATTAGCGGTTGCATGTATTGCAATCTTAGGAACTATTGGGTCACTCATGTATATCATTCTTTATCCTCTACTTCCTTTCGAATCAGAAAGTTATGGTGTCTTAGTTGGAGCGACTTTACATGAACTAGCTCATGTCATTGCTGCTGCTGCACCAGGCGGGGGAGCTAGTATGGAGAATGCTCTTTTAACCAAACTTGGTCGCGTAGCTTTGTTAATCCCTGCAGCTCTTTTTTTAGGGTATTTGTTTACAGAAAAGGATCAGAAGACTAGTAATAGTACATCTAGCAAGATAAAGAATCTACCCATCCCCTGGTTTATATTCGGTTTCCTCGCCATGAGTGTTGTGACAACGTTCAGCTTAATATCCTCTAACCTATCCAATTTTTTAATTGAGGTAAGTGTCTATCTTCTTGCGATGGCAATGGCAGGATTAGGATTAGGTATAAATTTCGGTGACTTTAAGAAAGCAGGAATAAAGCCGGTGCTTGTGGGAGTTCTAGGATTCGCAGCATTAGCCGCGATAGGACCTTTGTTGCTTTTATTGTTATAA
- a CDS encoding DUF1203 domain-containing protein, producing the protein MRNNFQIVALQEKEFDNLFLMNEEVLKSIGAVKMTANKKPGYPCRVSLKDAEVGEEVILLNYQYHDVNSPYKASGPIFIRKGATTAKLAVNEIPDMLHHRYLSVRGYNTESMIVEARVTEGVNLRENIDEIFDNKEVEYIHILNAKPGCYNCLVNRV; encoded by the coding sequence ATGAGAAATAACTTTCAAATCGTTGCGTTACAAGAGAAGGAATTTGATAACCTATTTTTAATGAATGAAGAAGTATTAAAAAGCATCGGGGCAGTCAAAATGACAGCAAATAAAAAGCCTGGATATCCCTGCCGGGTAAGTTTAAAGGATGCAGAGGTAGGAGAAGAAGTAATCTTACTGAATTACCAATATCATGATGTTAATTCCCCTTATAAGGCAAGTGGGCCTATTTTTATACGAAAGGGAGCAACTACCGCTAAGCTTGCTGTTAATGAAATTCCGGATATGTTACATCATAGGTATCTGTCTGTGCGCGGCTACAATACTGAATCAATGATTGTAGAGGCAAGGGTTACAGAAGGTGTAAACTTAAGAGAGAATATAGATGAAATTTTTGATAATAAAGAAGTAGAATACATTCACATTCTTAATGCTAAACCAGGATGCTATAACTGCCTTGTTAATAGAGTGTGA